The following proteins come from a genomic window of Nitrosopumilus sp.:
- a CDS encoding helix-turn-helix domain-containing protein yields MLLPAEIESKTLIPALRAILAKKLAEDHNIREDEISKMLGVTQAAISNYIRGTRGDPSLIAKLLAEKQVAIMIDDLSDNLSSDLAYTPSSLSKFIGLCNYIKSSLLICEIHHNLESNIDEQVCKECENMLLKGPGSVY; encoded by the coding sequence ATGCTTCTTCCGGCTGAAATTGAATCTAAAACTCTAATTCCAGCATTGCGTGCAATTCTTGCAAAGAAACTCGCGGAGGATCATAATATTAGAGAAGACGAAATTTCTAAAATGCTAGGTGTCACACAAGCAGCAATTAGTAATTACATTCGAGGAACAAGAGGTGATCCATCTCTTATCGCGAAACTTTTAGCTGAAAAACAAGTTGCCATTATGATTGATGATCTAAGTGATAATCTTTCATCTGATCTGGCGTATACTCCGTCTAGCCTTTCAAAATTTATCGGCCTTTGTAATTATATTAAATCTAGTCTGCTTATTTGTGAGATACATCACAACTTGGAATCAAACATTGATGAGCAAGTATGCAAAGAATGTGAAAATATGCTCCTAAAGGGCCCTGGAAGCGTCTACTAA
- a CDS encoding DNA-binding protein: MLMEETTEPYGHEQTEKSEYTIINIGNDPVMQSAIDVLSTLGSKHKVILKSRGNSIPNAVAVANIITEKMLKGNSRIQKINLDTVAAPGIGSMTSTIEIIINKI; this comes from the coding sequence ATGCTCATGGAAGAGACTACTGAACCGTATGGTCACGAGCAGACCGAAAAGTCTGAGTACACCATCATAAATATTGGAAATGATCCTGTAATGCAATCAGCTATTGATGTGTTATCTACATTGGGAAGCAAACACAAAGTCATCTTAAAATCAAGAGGTAATTCAATTCCAAATGCAGTAGCTGTCGCAAATATAATCACGGAAAAAATGTTAAAGGGTAATTCCAGAATTCAAAAAATCAATTTAGACACAGTTGCAGCTCCAGGAATAGGAAGCATGACATCAACAATCGAGATAATAATAAATAAAATTTAG
- a CDS encoding DNA-directed RNA polymerase subunit K, with product MSDVEEAPLLESPEPEEPFLESTESEEIEVLPEENTGLNKALDTYRKLIEKKGGLEPLSEKEQENLEKRIKEIESREVVETVEEHVATEIPCEKGKITIGPPTLTRFEKARIMGARALQLSLGAPPFIPIPKTARISLDIAMEELEQRVIPITIRRVLPNGDFQNIPIDYFEK from the coding sequence TTGTCTGATGTCGAAGAAGCACCACTGTTAGAGTCACCTGAACCTGAAGAACCATTTTTAGAATCAACAGAATCTGAAGAAATTGAAGTATTACCAGAAGAAAACACTGGATTAAACAAAGCGCTTGATACTTATCGAAAATTAATTGAGAAAAAAGGTGGCCTTGAACCACTAAGCGAAAAAGAACAAGAGAATCTTGAAAAGAGAATCAAAGAAATCGAAAGCAGAGAAGTTGTAGAAACAGTAGAAGAGCACGTAGCAACAGAAATTCCATGTGAAAAAGGTAAAATTACAATCGGCCCTCCAACTCTTACAAGATTTGAAAAAGCAAGAATTATGGGTGCAAGAGCTTTGCAATTATCACTAGGTGCGCCACCATTCATTCCAATTCCAAAGACAGCTAGAATTTCATTAGATATTGCAATGGAGGAACTTGAACAGAGAGTGATTCCAATTACAATTCGAAGAGTACTCCCAAACGGAGATTTTCAAAATATCCCAATTGATTACTTTGAAAAATGA
- a CDS encoding cyclophilin-like fold protein, with the protein MYELSSPSVSKKQLILEIRGKGKISCDLKRHLSPRTVGIIMRSLPLEGNAHLMGQSILYFETNVDSGTERARSEFKKGDVAFLPSSGSICFFINDVSSGKTMTPIGKLGDDVDMLKTAKSGDVLCIYEDTA; encoded by the coding sequence ATGTACGAATTGAGTTCACCTTCAGTTTCAAAAAAACAACTTATTTTAGAAATTCGAGGCAAAGGAAAAATTTCATGTGATCTTAAACGTCACTTGTCTCCTAGAACTGTCGGAATCATAATGAGATCCTTACCGTTAGAGGGAAATGCTCATCTCATGGGACAAAGTATTTTGTATTTTGAAACTAATGTGGATTCTGGAACTGAGAGAGCAAGGTCTGAATTCAAAAAAGGTGATGTTGCATTTTTGCCATCTTCTGGAAGTATCTGCTTTTTCATTAATGATGTATCTTCTGGAAAAACAATGACACCTATTGGCAAATTAGGTGATGATGTTGATATGTTAAAGACTGCAAAATCTGGAGATGTGCTTTGTATCTATGAAGACACTGCTTGA
- a CDS encoding MarR family transcriptional regulator yields MGGAKKPTAASKDKSAGTKDTKKSKKDKGESGPKKAEIIVMVNEQQAMKIIQNSKVVTVQDLARQTGVKISAANAFLKNSVIKGTVKRVGGYSGHHLYQAVSS; encoded by the coding sequence ATGGGTGGAGCAAAAAAGCCAACAGCTGCTAGTAAAGACAAATCGGCAGGAACTAAAGATACTAAAAAAAGTAAAAAAGACAAAGGCGAAAGTGGCCCAAAAAAAGCAGAGATTATTGTTATGGTTAATGAACAACAAGCAATGAAAATTATTCAAAATTCTAAAGTGGTTACAGTTCAAGATCTTGCAAGACAGACAGGGGTCAAAATATCTGCAGCTAATGCATTTCTAAAAAATTCAGTAATCAAAGGAACTGTAAAAAGAGTTGGCGGTTATTCAGGCCATCATTTGTATCAAGCAGTGTCTTCATAG
- the speY gene encoding deoxyhypusine synthase, producing the protein MDPHKFHGNDIPHIKLDPNMTIEDLVDVFASSGYNGRQLGDAAKLYAKMIEEDATICLTVSGAMTPVGFGGIIKTLIERGFVDWIITTGANVYHEDHFAWGLPVKQGSFDVDDMKLYENEIVRIRDVYIKFHETLEAEDELIQKMFGDDFPDKPFTTAEFCNLMGKISKEKAKHPEKSFITTAYDYDVPVYISTIKDSSLALNLAVHRLRDKIYNLDFVREIIEQAAILYDSKKSGILELGGGVPKNTAQQTGPLLDQILRRNDGGQDYVIQITDARPDTGGLSGATLQEGKSWGKVQDAHHGMVTVYTDATIAFPILALYVLSNQKTREPKRLYKKLNKLYEKLKDDYSKNPTN; encoded by the coding sequence GTGGACCCGCATAAATTTCATGGTAATGACATACCTCATATCAAACTAGATCCGAATATGACTATAGAAGATTTAGTGGATGTCTTTGCAAGTTCAGGATATAACGGAAGGCAACTTGGAGATGCAGCCAAACTTTATGCTAAAATGATTGAAGAAGATGCAACGATTTGCCTCACAGTATCAGGAGCGATGACACCAGTAGGTTTTGGTGGAATAATTAAAACGCTAATTGAGCGAGGATTTGTAGACTGGATTATAACAACTGGTGCAAATGTATATCATGAAGATCATTTTGCATGGGGCTTGCCAGTAAAACAAGGAAGTTTTGATGTAGATGATATGAAATTGTATGAGAACGAAATTGTTAGAATCAGAGATGTATATATTAAATTTCATGAAACATTAGAAGCAGAAGACGAACTAATTCAAAAAATGTTCGGAGATGATTTTCCAGATAAACCATTCACAACTGCAGAGTTTTGCAATTTAATGGGAAAAATCAGTAAAGAAAAAGCAAAACATCCTGAAAAAAGTTTCATTACAACTGCATATGATTATGATGTTCCAGTATACATATCTACAATAAAGGATTCCTCACTTGCCTTGAATTTAGCAGTTCACAGACTTAGAGATAAAATTTACAATCTAGATTTTGTAAGAGAAATTATAGAGCAAGCTGCAATTCTTTATGATTCAAAGAAATCAGGAATTTTAGAATTGGGTGGAGGAGTCCCCAAAAACACAGCTCAACAGACAGGACCACTTTTAGATCAAATTCTCAGAAGAAATGACGGAGGACAAGACTACGTAATTCAAATCACGGATGCACGACCAGATACAGGAGGATTATCGGGTGCAACACTCCAAGAAGGAAAGAGTTGGGGAAAGGTTCAAGATGCACATCATGGAATGGTCACAGTGTATACAGATGCAACAATTGCATTTCCAATTCTTGCATTGTATGTTTTAAGTAACCAAAAAACAAGAGAGCCAAAAAGACTCTACAAGAAATTAAATAAATTATATGAGAAACTCAAAGACGACTATTCAAAAAACCCTACAAACTAA
- a CDS encoding malic enzyme-like NAD(P)-binding protein — MLSKKSLLLHKKLKGKILIDSKISNFKSKDLKLIYTPGVASVCDEIIKNPNSKFALTSKGNNIAIVTDGTRLLGLGNVGADAALPVMEGKSVIYGEYGKISAFPICLNTTDKKKIIDTILAIEPVFGAINLEDIESPKVLEIYKELEKRLEIPVFHDDGQGTAIVTLAGLINAVKVVKKNFSEIKIVLVGAGSAGYYIGKLLHFAGCKNIILLDSGGVVSQNRKSNMTKYKKEIAKLTNPKEKGNLSDVIKNADVFIGVSGIKDLLKPEMIKTMNKNPIIFALTNPDPEITPSIAKNAGAKIIATGSFTYKNKINNAIVFPYLMRAILDLKIQKITMNILYSTALAIAKTIPDKKLSSINIIPTIENKELQKNIMNSLKNLKS; from the coding sequence TTGTTGTCAAAAAAATCTCTCTTGTTACATAAAAAACTAAAGGGAAAAATCCTCATAGATAGTAAAATTTCCAATTTTAAATCAAAAGATTTGAAATTAATCTATACGCCTGGCGTAGCTTCTGTATGTGATGAAATCATTAAGAATCCTAATTCCAAATTTGCTCTTACATCAAAGGGAAATAATATTGCAATAGTTACTGATGGTACTAGATTACTGGGATTAGGTAATGTGGGTGCAGATGCTGCATTGCCTGTAATGGAAGGAAAATCTGTCATATATGGCGAGTATGGAAAAATTAGTGCATTTCCAATTTGTCTTAATACAACTGACAAAAAGAAGATAATTGATACTATACTGGCAATAGAACCTGTTTTTGGCGCAATAAACCTTGAAGATATTGAATCCCCAAAAGTATTGGAAATATACAAAGAATTAGAAAAACGATTAGAAATTCCAGTGTTTCATGATGATGGGCAAGGAACAGCCATAGTTACATTGGCAGGATTGATCAACGCTGTCAAAGTAGTAAAAAAGAACTTTTCAGAAATCAAAATTGTACTTGTTGGGGCAGGTTCAGCAGGATATTACATTGGAAAATTATTACACTTTGCAGGATGTAAAAATATCATTTTGTTAGATTCAGGTGGCGTGGTGTCTCAAAATAGAAAATCCAATATGACAAAATACAAAAAAGAAATTGCAAAATTGACAAACCCAAAAGAAAAAGGAAACCTGTCTGATGTAATTAAAAATGCAGATGTCTTTATTGGTGTATCTGGAATTAAGGATTTACTTAAACCAGAAATGATTAAAACTATGAATAAAAATCCCATAATCTTTGCTCTTACTAATCCTGATCCTGAAATAACTCCCTCTATCGCAAAAAATGCTGGAGCCAAAATTATTGCCACTGGTAGTTTTACATACAAAAATAAAATAAACAATGCAATAGTTTTCCCATATTTGATGCGAGCAATACTGGATTTAAAAATACAAAAAATAACTATGAATATTCTTTATAGTACTGCATTGGCTATTGCAAAAACTATTCCCGACAAGAAACTATCTTCAATAAACATAATTCCAACAATAGAAAACAAGGAATTACAAAAAAACATCATGAATTCTCTGAAAAATTTAAAATCTTAA
- a CDS encoding threonine--tRNA ligase has protein sequence MRILQLHCDSIEYTPTKKEIKSAEEIENPQTQRLEELVVAFVAIEDGDDSSVALDAISQIKNSMEKIGCKKLLLYPYAHLSSNLAKPSVAIALLQEMEDTASDLDVSHSPFGWTKSYKLQVKGHPLAESSKVITKDSSSKTEELTSDALKGESKIRSIWKIMSPDGTMSNIGDFDFSNYKKLESLAKYESAKQRNVDEPPPHVALMKKMGIADYEPASDSGNMRFYPNGRLIKSLIERYVTDRVKEYGGYEVETPIMYDSEHPSMVSYFNRFPARQYNIDSEGKKLFLRFAACFGQFLMANQFQLSYKNLPYRLYELTRYSFRREQSGELVGLRRLRAFTMPDCHAFCKDMEQAVDEIKTRFDLSQSVLSELGINESDYDMAIRFTEDFYNENKSSIEELVKKHGKPVLVEMWKEKFFYFVLKWEFNFVDGLGKASALSTDQIDVENGERYGIEFVDENNTAQHPIILHNSPSGAIERIIYVLLEKAAKDSKEGRKPQFPLWLAPTQVRIIPLNAEFNDYCKSLTEKISINNVRVDIDDRNESIGKRIREAEKEWIRYILVIGEKETNSQNLSIRDRHTGTVRELSFDDFLNEINEQTRGKPFTGLNLPKYLSKRPQLMV, from the coding sequence ATGCGTATATTGCAACTACATTGTGATAGCATTGAGTATACTCCTACAAAAAAGGAGATCAAATCAGCTGAAGAAATTGAAAACCCACAAACTCAAAGACTAGAAGAATTAGTAGTTGCTTTTGTTGCAATCGAAGATGGCGATGATTCTTCTGTTGCTCTAGATGCTATTTCTCAGATTAAAAATTCTATGGAAAAAATTGGATGCAAAAAATTACTGCTGTATCCATATGCTCACTTGAGCTCCAATCTTGCAAAACCATCTGTTGCCATTGCATTATTACAAGAAATGGAAGACACTGCATCTGATCTTGATGTGTCTCATTCTCCTTTTGGATGGACGAAATCTTACAAGTTGCAGGTAAAGGGACATCCGTTAGCTGAAAGTTCCAAAGTTATAACAAAAGATTCTTCATCAAAAACTGAAGAACTAACTTCGGATGCACTGAAAGGTGAATCTAAAATTCGTTCAATATGGAAGATAATGTCTCCTGATGGAACAATGTCTAACATAGGAGATTTTGACTTTTCAAATTATAAAAAACTAGAATCTTTAGCTAAATACGAATCTGCGAAACAGCGCAATGTGGATGAACCTCCACCACATGTTGCATTGATGAAAAAAATGGGTATTGCAGATTATGAACCCGCGTCTGACTCTGGCAATATGAGATTTTATCCAAATGGCAGATTGATAAAATCTTTGATTGAACGATATGTTACTGACAGAGTTAAAGAGTATGGTGGATATGAAGTTGAAACGCCAATCATGTATGACTCTGAGCATCCAAGTATGGTTAGCTACTTTAATCGATTTCCTGCAAGACAATACAATATTGATTCCGAGGGCAAAAAATTATTTTTAAGATTTGCAGCTTGTTTCGGACAATTTCTTATGGCAAATCAGTTCCAACTGTCTTACAAGAACCTACCTTACAGACTTTACGAGCTTACTAGATACAGCTTTAGAAGAGAGCAATCAGGGGAACTTGTAGGTCTCAGACGTCTTAGGGCATTTACTATGCCTGATTGCCACGCATTTTGTAAAGACATGGAACAAGCAGTTGATGAAATTAAGACCCGATTTGATTTATCACAAAGTGTTCTGTCTGAACTTGGAATTAATGAATCTGATTATGACATGGCAATTAGATTTACTGAAGATTTTTACAATGAAAATAAATCTTCCATTGAGGAATTAGTCAAGAAACATGGAAAACCAGTTCTAGTTGAAATGTGGAAAGAAAAATTCTTTTATTTTGTTCTAAAGTGGGAGTTTAACTTTGTTGATGGACTTGGAAAGGCATCTGCTCTGTCTACAGATCAAATCGATGTGGAAAATGGTGAAAGATATGGCATTGAATTTGTTGATGAAAATAACACTGCGCAGCATCCCATTATTTTACATAATTCCCCTAGTGGCGCAATTGAGCGAATTATCTATGTATTACTGGAAAAGGCTGCAAAAGATTCCAAGGAAGGAAGAAAACCCCAATTTCCACTGTGGTTGGCCCCCACACAAGTAAGAATAATCCCATTAAATGCAGAATTTAATGACTATTGTAAATCATTAACAGAAAAAATATCAATTAATAATGTTCGAGTGGATATTGATGATAGAAATGAAAGTATTGGAAAAAGAATTCGTGAAGCAGAAAAAGAATGGATTAGATACATTTTGGTAATTGGTGAAAAAGAAACAAATTCTCAAAATCTAAGTATTCGTGATAGACATACAGGTACTGTTAGAGAACTGTCATTTGATGATTTCTTAAACGAAATAAATGAGCAAACTAGAGGAAAACCTTTCACAGGTTTGAATTTGCCGAAATATCTCTCAAAGAGACCGCAACTGATGGTGTAA
- the speB gene encoding agmatinase codes for MSFFDLYMNRNPLITSSDDDTEPVATVFGVPFDSTHSYKPGCRFGPDAIRDSFNNIEIFHPDLGVNLETVNIDDLGNTRHTVVASEMIDMVKKITTELVAKQRQLFILGGEHSITYGTYTSFPKETGYVVFDAHYDLRDEFADIKLSHASYLRRVVEERGSENILHVGARAFVKEELEFLKENNIKTISDREIRDGKGPQLLKDYVSTFDTLYSSFDLDVLDPAFAPGVGNPEAVGITSRELFDMIHSFSETKVIGVDVVELNPYHDNGSTASLAAKIISTLIAMNLSPN; via the coding sequence ATGAGTTTTTTTGATTTATACATGAATAGGAATCCGCTGATTACGTCGTCTGATGATGACACTGAACCTGTAGCTACCGTCTTTGGTGTTCCGTTCGACTCGACTCACTCTTACAAACCTGGTTGTAGATTTGGACCTGACGCAATTCGTGATTCTTTTAACAACATCGAGATATTTCATCCTGATTTAGGAGTTAACTTAGAAACTGTAAACATTGATGATCTTGGTAATACTCGTCATACTGTTGTCGCATCTGAAATGATTGACATGGTCAAGAAAATTACAACAGAACTTGTTGCAAAACAACGTCAACTCTTCATTCTGGGTGGTGAACACTCTATCACTTATGGTACTTACACAAGTTTTCCAAAAGAGACAGGATATGTTGTGTTTGATGCTCATTATGATTTACGTGATGAGTTTGCGGATATCAAATTAAGCCATGCATCATATCTTAGACGGGTAGTTGAGGAGAGGGGCTCTGAAAACATTTTGCATGTTGGTGCTAGAGCCTTTGTAAAAGAAGAATTGGAGTTTCTTAAAGAAAATAATATCAAAACAATTTCTGACAGGGAAATTAGGGATGGAAAAGGCCCTCAATTACTAAAAGATTATGTGTCTACTTTTGATACCCTATATTCTAGTTTTGATCTTGATGTGCTTGATCCTGCGTTTGCCCCAGGTGTAGGAAATCCTGAAGCCGTTGGCATTACATCTAGGGAGTTGTTTGATATGATTCATTCATTTTCAGAAACAAAGGTAATTGGTGTGGATGTTGTAGAACTAAATCCATACCATGATAATGGATCAACTGCATCACTTGCTGCAAAAATAATCTCTACATTAATTGCCATGAATCTTTCACCTAATTAA
- a CDS encoding CDP-alcohol phosphatidyltransferase family protein, with protein MLNNLRETLRPTLEKIGKGFASTGLSPNFWTVIGLAFALISAVIYGIGIEYGLILGGVLLLVSGFFDMVDGQVARVTGKTSKKGSYLDSMFDKISEVAIFLGILIGGYAEPYLVLLAITLSLLVSYARAKSDAINIKLQGIGIGERAERLLVISIVGIIGFMDIAVVIVVIIAGITLIQRMIVTAKNIHE; from the coding sequence GTGCTAAATAATCTTCGTGAAACACTTAGACCTACACTTGAAAAAATTGGAAAAGGATTTGCATCTACAGGATTGTCTCCAAATTTTTGGACAGTTATTGGCCTTGCATTTGCGTTGATATCTGCTGTAATTTACGGTATTGGAATTGAATACGGATTAATTCTAGGTGGGGTACTGTTACTTGTTTCAGGATTCTTTGATATGGTGGATGGTCAGGTAGCAAGAGTTACTGGTAAGACATCAAAAAAAGGATCTTATCTTGATTCTATGTTTGATAAAATATCTGAAGTTGCAATATTCTTGGGAATTCTGATTGGAGGATATGCAGAGCCTTATCTCGTTTTACTTGCAATCACTCTGTCATTATTGGTAAGCTATGCTAGAGCAAAATCTGATGCTATAAACATAAAACTTCAAGGAATAGGAATTGGTGAAAGAGCTGAGCGATTATTAGTAATTTCAATTGTTGGAATTATTGGTTTTATGGATATTGCGGTTGTAATTGTAGTGATTATTGCTGGTATAACTTTAATCCAAAGAATGATTGTTACTGCTAAAAACATCCATGAATAA
- a CDS encoding 30S ribosomal protein S26e, with protein sequence MPLKRASRGRTKGGKGSSGTVQCTNCGQTVPKDKAKKVTSRLNLVEHTLAKELRAQGAYIASPTVLKWYCISCAIHFKILKIRSEDSRRKRGKLR encoded by the coding sequence ATGCCACTTAAGCGTGCAAGTAGAGGACGTACCAAAGGAGGAAAAGGATCATCAGGTACAGTCCAATGTACAAACTGCGGTCAAACAGTTCCTAAAGACAAAGCAAAAAAAGTCACATCCAGATTAAATTTGGTGGAACATACATTAGCTAAAGAATTACGGGCACAGGGGGCTTACATTGCATCTCCAACAGTCTTGAAATGGTATTGTATTTCATGTGCAATTCATTTTAAAATTCTTAAAATTAGATCAGAAGACAGTAGAAGAAAACGTGGAAAACTACGTTAG
- a CDS encoding TrmB family transcriptional regulator: MQQQDLDPKNFRKNELGIIEHVNDVSLEFSSMLGLEFQAGQIYMTLLRVGPTTTGALAKEMKIDRNKIYRVIEDLVSAGFVSMTISSPKLCIPTDPENAIELVLNKKKKEIDKINKFKKEMIQKIDGVITAPFGTSIPTFRVIQGLNNVYSSIGISIENSSDVVYIVTSIKDIIRMYHSDIPEKIKICTKNGGKVFVITNSDEKKMLSYIKRLNATEVKIGKLPSNGRILAFENKQMFMSDSTNVNDFMDESSDISLCTDATEMTHNITKLCQFLWEVSTPINLK; encoded by the coding sequence ATGCAACAGCAAGATTTAGATCCTAAAAATTTTAGAAAGAATGAACTTGGCATAATTGAGCATGTAAATGATGTTAGTTTGGAATTTTCATCAATGCTGGGATTGGAGTTTCAGGCAGGACAAATTTACATGACTTTGCTGAGGGTGGGGCCCACTACGACTGGGGCATTGGCAAAAGAGATGAAAATTGACCGAAACAAAATCTATCGTGTAATCGAAGATCTTGTAAGTGCTGGTTTTGTTTCAATGACGATATCTAGCCCAAAATTATGTATTCCAACAGATCCTGAAAATGCGATTGAACTAGTCTTAAATAAAAAGAAAAAAGAGATAGACAAAATTAACAAATTCAAAAAAGAGATGATTCAAAAAATTGACGGCGTCATAACTGCACCATTTGGCACTTCAATTCCTACATTTCGTGTGATTCAAGGATTGAACAATGTTTATTCTAGTATTGGTATTTCCATTGAAAATTCTAGTGATGTGGTCTACATTGTTACCTCTATCAAAGACATTATTCGAATGTATCATAGTGACATCCCTGAAAAAATCAAAATATGTACAAAAAATGGTGGCAAAGTTTTTGTAATAACAAACTCTGATGAGAAAAAAATGTTGTCATACATTAAACGTCTTAATGCAACTGAAGTAAAAATTGGTAAACTTCCGTCAAATGGAAGAATATTGGCATTTGAAAATAAACAAATGTTTATGTCGGATTCTACCAATGTTAATGACTTTATGGATGAAAGCTCAGATATCTCATTATGTACTGATGCAACTGAAATGACTCATAATATTACAAAACTATGTCAATTTTTATGGGAAGTATCAACACCAATAAATTTAAAATAA
- a CDS encoding PfkB family carbohydrate kinase, whose amino-acid sequence MKLAIFAHCAIDTISIGDSKYEQIGGSSCYCGITARQLKFDVDLFTKFGPDFPKQYLVENKINFINSESEKNTTKFLISIDGSNRTLQLENECDPIDYSKIDADGHIVSPIFHEVSQDVLKKIKDDSNFLFIDPQGFLRQKDAQNNIFLQKTELDLSNVNAIKINPEEGGCLVNGSHDEMMLSLQKKGVQYVLLTNKTDVSLLVKDKIYSITLPNKNIHDTTGIGDIFCSAFTCTMLKEKDFLWALSFAGGAAQAALDSKNMGLQKIPQKGTIQNNASYFYNLIKFRDL is encoded by the coding sequence ATGAAACTAGCCATATTTGCTCATTGTGCGATTGATACAATATCTATTGGTGATTCCAAATATGAACAAATTGGAGGTTCATCCTGTTACTGTGGAATCACTGCAAGGCAATTGAAATTTGATGTTGATCTTTTTACAAAATTCGGCCCTGACTTTCCTAAACAATATCTTGTTGAAAACAAAATAAATTTCATAAATTCTGAATCAGAAAAGAATACCACTAAATTTCTTATTTCAATTGATGGTTCCAATAGAACACTGCAACTTGAAAATGAGTGTGATCCTATAGATTACTCCAAAATAGATGCTGATGGGCATATTGTCAGTCCCATATTCCATGAAGTCTCTCAAGATGTTCTCAAAAAAATTAAAGACGACTCAAATTTTCTTTTTATTGATCCTCAGGGATTTTTGAGACAAAAAGATGCTCAAAATAATATTTTCTTACAAAAAACTGAACTTGATTTGTCAAATGTGAATGCAATTAAAATTAATCCTGAGGAAGGTGGATGTCTTGTTAATGGTTCTCATGATGAAATGATGTTGTCTTTACAAAAAAAAGGAGTTCAATATGTTCTTCTTACAAATAAGACCGATGTATCTCTTTTGGTAAAAGATAAAATTTATTCAATCACACTTCCAAACAAGAACATTCATGACACAACTGGAATCGGGGATATTTTTTGTTCTGCATTCACATGTACAATGTTAAAGGAAAAAGATTTTTTATGGGCTCTGTCTTTTGCCGGCGGAGCAGCTCAGGCTGCACTTGATTCAAAAAATATGGGATTGCAAAAAATCCCTCAAAAGGGAACAATTCAAAACAACGCATCGTATTTTTACAATTTAATAAAATTCAGAGATTTATAG